From a single Candidatus Zixiibacteriota bacterium genomic region:
- a CDS encoding BMC domain-containing protein, with the protein MPREALGLIETKGMLGAIEATRAATQAAEVAIASAEQSTSGRVTVRIEGDRASVSTAVEAGALAAERTGQLISMHIIARPDEGIEPLRPYVRFLKKYTNGDIAHTPPNRPAPPKPAPKPKPISAPPKPSPKPKPAPTPTPATISAPTPKPVQAGTVTLDDLEAMPVVKLRQYARTVPGLPIAGRQISMANKTELLEAIKSVLPLS; encoded by the coding sequence ATGCCACGCGAAGCGCTCGGACTGATCGAAACCAAGGGAATGCTGGGTGCGATTGAAGCCACCCGCGCTGCCACCCAGGCGGCCGAGGTCGCCATCGCCTCAGCCGAGCAGAGCACGAGTGGACGTGTCACTGTCCGCATCGAGGGGGACCGCGCATCAGTCTCAACCGCCGTCGAGGCCGGAGCACTTGCCGCCGAACGAACCGGCCAGCTCATCTCCATGCACATCATCGCCCGCCCCGACGAGGGAATTGAGCCGCTCCGACCCTATGTCCGCTTCCTGAAAAAGTACACCAACGGCGACATCGCTCACACACCACCGAACAGACCTGCACCACCGAAACCGGCACCTAAACCCAAGCCGATATCAGCCCCTCCCAAGCCATCCCCCAAACCGAAACCCGCGCCTACTCCCACCCCCGCAACCATCTCTGCGCCCACACCCAAACCGGTCCAGGCCGGAACTGTCACCCTCGACGATCTCGAAGCCATGCCGGTGGTCAAACTCCGCCAGTACGCCCGCACTGTCCCCGGCCTCCCGATCGCCGGCCGCCAGATTTCGATGGCCAACAAGACTGAGTTGCTTGAGGCGATCAAGAGCGTGCTGCCGCTCTCTTAA